Proteins encoded within one genomic window of Streptomyces taklimakanensis:
- a CDS encoding substrate-binding domain-containing protein produces the protein MHGPRPTLEAVAAHAGVSRATVSRVVNGGAGVRKALRDRVQAAVAELGYVPNSAARSLVTRRTGAVAVVIAEPETRVFSDPFFAQQLRGISRELSACDTQLLLLLLEGRTDYDRIGRYLAGGHVDGALMFSLHRDDPLPSMAAVSGLPTVFGGRPGWPGAETDPDLLYVDTDNRGGARQAVEHLLERGRRRIAVITGPLDQTSAQDRLDGYLDALGVTEADPALVAHGDFTAEGGERAMAELLDRSPDLDAVFAGSDLMASGALRTLRARGRRVPEDIAVVGYDDLEPAAWADPALTTVRQDVQEMGRMMAGLLLRRLGLGADGAPREEPPAPVVTPARLIVRDSS, from the coding sequence GTGCACGGTCCCAGACCCACCCTCGAAGCGGTCGCCGCCCACGCCGGGGTGTCCCGGGCCACCGTGTCGCGCGTGGTCAACGGGGGCGCCGGCGTCCGCAAGGCCCTGCGCGACCGGGTCCAGGCGGCCGTGGCCGAACTCGGCTACGTGCCCAACAGCGCGGCCCGCAGCCTGGTCACGCGCCGCACGGGGGCGGTCGCCGTGGTGATCGCCGAACCGGAGACCCGGGTGTTCTCCGACCCCTTCTTCGCCCAGCAGCTGCGCGGCATCAGCCGCGAGCTGTCCGCCTGCGACACGCAGCTGCTGCTCCTGCTGCTGGAGGGCCGCACCGACTACGACCGCATCGGCCGCTACCTGGCGGGCGGGCACGTGGACGGCGCGCTGATGTTCTCGCTGCACCGCGACGATCCGCTGCCGTCGATGGCCGCCGTCTCCGGACTGCCGACGGTCTTCGGCGGACGGCCGGGCTGGCCCGGCGCCGAGACCGACCCCGATCTGCTGTACGTGGACACCGACAACCGCGGCGGCGCCCGACAGGCGGTGGAGCACCTGCTGGAGCGCGGACGGCGACGGATCGCCGTGATCACCGGCCCGCTGGACCAGACCTCCGCCCAGGACCGGCTCGACGGCTACCTCGACGCCCTGGGCGTCACCGAGGCGGACCCCGCGCTGGTCGCCCACGGGGACTTCACCGCCGAGGGCGGCGAACGCGCCATGGCCGAACTGCTGGACCGCTCCCCCGACCTGGACGCCGTGTTCGCCGGCAGCGACCTGATGGCCTCGGGCGCGCTGCGGACACTGCGCGCCCGAGGCCGTCGGGTGCCCGAGGACATCGCGGTCGTCGGCTACGACGACCTGGAGCCGGCCGCCTGGGCCGATCCCGCGCTGACCACCGTGCGTCAGGACGTCCAGGAGATGGGCCGGATGATGGCGGGCCTGCTGCTGCGGCGGCTGGGACTGGGCGCCGACGGAGCCCCGCGCGAGGAACCGCCGGCCCCGGTGGTCACCCCGGCCCGGCTGATCGTGCGCGACTCCAGCTGA
- a CDS encoding CTP synthase translates to MPPKSMTTKHLFVTGGVASSLGKGLTASSLGALLKARGLRVTMQKLDPYLNVDPGTMNPFQHGEVFVTGDGAETDLDIGHYERFLDVDLDGSANVTTGQVYSTVIAKERRGEYLGDTVQVIPHITNEIKHRIRRMATDDVDVVITEVGGTVGDIESLPFLEAVRQVRHEVGRDNVFVVHISLLPYIGPSGELKTKPTQHSVAALRNIGIQPDAIVLRADRDVPVSIKRKISLMCDVDDEAVVACKDAPSIYDIPKVLHTEGLDAYVVRRLGLPFRDVDWTQWDELLRRVHQPEHEVTVALVGKYIDLPDAYLSVTEALRAGGFANNARVKIKWVTSDDCRVPGGARRQLGDVDAICIPGGFGERGVEGKVAAITYARENRIPLLGLCLGLQCIVIEAARNLAGIEGANSTEFDQAAAAPVISTMEEQLDIVAGEGDLGGTMRLGLYPAKLAEGSIVREVYGGEPYVEERHRHRYEVNNHYRAELEKTGLVFSGTSPDNKLVEFVEYPRETHPYLVATQAHPELRSRPTRPHPLFAGLVKAAVERRQAAAADTAAAVGAGSEEV, encoded by the coding sequence ATGCCGCCCAAATCCATGACGACCAAGCACCTCTTCGTCACCGGGGGTGTCGCCTCCTCGCTCGGCAAGGGGTTGACCGCCTCCAGCCTGGGCGCCCTGCTCAAGGCACGGGGGCTGCGGGTCACCATGCAGAAGCTCGACCCCTACCTCAACGTCGACCCCGGCACGATGAACCCCTTCCAGCACGGTGAGGTGTTCGTCACAGGCGACGGCGCCGAGACCGATCTGGACATCGGCCACTACGAGCGTTTCCTCGACGTCGACCTCGACGGCTCGGCCAACGTCACCACCGGCCAGGTGTACTCCACCGTCATCGCCAAGGAGCGGCGCGGCGAGTACCTGGGCGACACCGTGCAGGTCATCCCGCACATCACCAACGAGATCAAGCACCGCATCCGCCGGATGGCCACCGACGACGTGGACGTGGTGATCACCGAGGTCGGCGGCACGGTCGGCGACATCGAGTCGCTGCCCTTCCTGGAGGCCGTGCGCCAGGTGCGGCACGAGGTCGGCCGCGACAACGTCTTCGTGGTCCACATCTCCCTGCTGCCCTACATCGGTCCCTCCGGTGAGCTGAAGACCAAGCCCACCCAGCACTCGGTGGCCGCGCTGCGCAACATCGGCATCCAGCCCGACGCGATCGTGCTGCGCGCCGACCGTGACGTTCCCGTCTCCATCAAGCGCAAGATCTCGCTGATGTGCGACGTGGACGACGAGGCGGTGGTGGCCTGCAAGGACGCCCCGTCCATCTACGACATCCCCAAGGTGCTGCACACCGAGGGTCTGGACGCCTACGTGGTGCGCCGCCTGGGTCTGCCCTTCCGCGACGTGGACTGGACCCAGTGGGACGAGCTGCTGCGCCGCGTGCACCAGCCCGAGCACGAGGTGACGGTCGCGCTGGTCGGCAAGTACATCGACCTGCCCGACGCCTACCTGTCGGTCACCGAGGCGCTGCGCGCGGGCGGCTTCGCCAACAACGCCCGGGTGAAGATCAAGTGGGTCACCTCCGACGACTGCCGGGTGCCCGGCGGGGCGCGCAGGCAGCTCGGCGACGTGGACGCGATCTGCATCCCCGGCGGCTTCGGCGAGCGCGGCGTGGAGGGCAAGGTGGCGGCCATCACCTACGCCCGTGAGAACCGCATCCCGCTGCTGGGCCTCTGCCTGGGCCTGCAGTGCATCGTGATCGAGGCCGCCCGCAACCTGGCCGGCATCGAGGGCGCCAACTCCACCGAGTTCGACCAGGCCGCCGCCGCCCCCGTGATCTCCACCATGGAGGAGCAGCTCGACATCGTCGCAGGCGAGGGCGACCTGGGCGGCACCATGCGGCTGGGCCTGTACCCGGCCAAGCTCGCCGAGGGCTCCATCGTGCGCGAGGTCTACGGCGGCGAGCCCTACGTGGAGGAACGCCACCGGCACCGCTACGAGGTGAACAACCACTACCGCGCCGAGCTGGAGAAGACCGGACTGGTGTTCTCGGGCACCTCCCCGGACAACAAGCTGGTGGAGTTCGTGGAGTACCCGCGCGAGACCCACCCCTACCTGGTGGCCACCCAGGCCCACCCCG
- a CDS encoding TlyA family rRNA (cytidine-2'-O)-methyltransferase: MAASRNQRGRRSRLDAELVRRNLARSREHAGRLIAAGRVAVGGATASKPATQVETGAAIVVTEDVGDPDYVSRGGHKLAGALEAFTPRGLTVAGRRALDAGASTGGFTDVLLRAGAARVVAVDVGYGQLAWSLRSDERVVVKDRTNVRDLTLEEIGGEPVDLVVGDLSFIPLGLVLPALARCAAPGADLVLMVKPQFEVGRERLGSGGVVRSPALRAEAVRTVAGQAFGLGFGVLGVTASPLPGPSGNVEYFLWLRAGAPELDPADVDRAVAEGPQ; encoded by the coding sequence GTGGCAGCGTCACGAAACCAGCGCGGCCGGCGCAGCCGGCTCGACGCCGAACTGGTGCGCCGCAACCTGGCCCGCTCGCGTGAGCACGCGGGCCGGCTGATAGCCGCGGGGCGGGTCGCCGTCGGCGGCGCCACCGCGTCCAAACCCGCCACCCAGGTGGAGACCGGTGCGGCCATCGTGGTGACCGAGGACGTCGGCGACCCGGACTACGTCTCGCGCGGCGGACACAAGCTGGCCGGCGCCCTGGAGGCGTTCACCCCGCGCGGTCTGACCGTGGCCGGGCGGCGGGCGTTGGACGCCGGGGCCTCCACCGGCGGCTTCACCGACGTCCTGCTGCGCGCCGGTGCCGCGCGGGTCGTCGCGGTCGACGTCGGCTACGGGCAGTTGGCCTGGTCGCTGCGGAGCGACGAGCGGGTGGTGGTGAAGGACCGCACCAACGTGCGGGACCTGACCTTGGAGGAGATCGGCGGCGAACCGGTGGACCTCGTCGTCGGCGACCTGTCCTTCATCCCGCTCGGCCTGGTGCTGCCCGCCCTGGCGCGCTGTGCCGCGCCCGGCGCCGACCTGGTGCTGATGGTCAAGCCACAGTTCGAGGTGGGCCGGGAGCGGCTGGGCAGCGGGGGCGTGGTCCGCAGCCCGGCGCTGCGCGCCGAGGCGGTCCGCACCGTCGCCGGCCAGGCCTTCGGGCTGGGGTTCGGCGTGCTCGGGGTGACCGCCAGTCCGCTCCCGGGCCCCTCGGGTAACGTCGAGTACTTCCTGTGGCTGCGGGCCGGGGCGCCCGAGCTCGACCCAGCCGATGTCGACCGAGCCGTGGCGGAGGGTCCCCAGTGA
- a CDS encoding sterol-binding protein, which translates to MATTEQCRKALERLARNLAEANDDVRGATALERSISCHLTDLDTTFTGRLVHGRIEDMAVEPGPPSERAQVRLAMAGDDLVSLVEGRLEFARAWARGRVRLEAGLRDLMRLRSLL; encoded by the coding sequence ATGGCGACCACGGAGCAGTGCCGCAAGGCCCTCGAACGACTGGCGAGGAACCTCGCCGAGGCGAACGACGACGTGCGCGGGGCCACCGCCCTGGAACGCTCGATCAGCTGCCACCTCACCGATCTGGACACCACCTTCACCGGTCGGCTCGTCCACGGACGCATCGAGGACATGGCCGTCGAACCCGGACCGCCCTCCGAACGCGCCCAGGTCAGGCTGGCGATGGCCGGCGACGACCTCGTCTCCCTGGTGGAGGGCAGGCTGGAGTTCGCCCGTGCCTGGGCCCGGGGCAGGGTGCGGTTGGAGGCGGGACTGCGGGACCTGATGAGGCTCCGCTCGCTGCTCTGA
- a CDS encoding glycoside hydrolase family 15 protein produces MLVAGRIEDYALIGDMQTAALVCRDGSVDWLCLPRFDSHAVFAGLLGTEDNGFWRLGPAHPAGQEPPTATRRRYRGDSLVLESEWDTPRGTVRVIDFMPPREHHAPQLVRIVEGVSGRVPMRSALRMRFSYGWVVPWVHKVDGRTVAVAGPDSVWVDSDADTYGKDLTTYADFTVAPGDRVAMTISWQPSHQQPPQPAEPETALATTEEFWRGWVAQCTYHGPYREAVVRSLITLKALTYAPTGGIVAAPTTSLPEEIGGVRNWDYRFTWLRDAAITLSSLLRTGYREEALAWREWLLRAVAGDPENLQIMYGIAGERELGETELSWLSGYEGSQPVRVGNGAASQLQLDVYGEVIEALHLAHMTGLARNDYASLLQIKLIGYLEGHWTEPDEGIWEVRGPRRHFVHSKVMAWTAVDRTIRLIESGEVDGPLERWKRLRDDIHRDVCEKGYDPERNTFTQSYGSKELDASLLLIPQVGFLPPDDKRVIGTIEAIQRELSTPDGFVMRYPTSSEAENLDGLAGDEGAFLACSFWLADDLAMIGRVDEARRLFEKLLSLRNDLGLLAEEWDPRLQRQVGNFPQAFSHVPLIDTALRLTASGAYGG; encoded by the coding sequence ATGCTCGTGGCCGGGCGCATCGAGGATTACGCACTCATCGGGGACATGCAGACCGCCGCCCTGGTCTGCCGGGACGGCTCGGTCGACTGGCTGTGCCTGCCCCGGTTCGACTCCCACGCCGTCTTCGCCGGGCTCCTCGGCACCGAGGACAACGGCTTCTGGCGGCTGGGCCCGGCACACCCCGCCGGGCAGGAGCCGCCGACCGCCACCCGGCGCCGCTACCGGGGCGACTCCCTGGTGCTGGAGTCGGAGTGGGACACCCCGCGCGGCACGGTGCGCGTGATCGACTTCATGCCGCCGCGCGAACACCACGCCCCGCAGTTGGTGCGCATCGTGGAGGGCGTCAGCGGACGGGTGCCGATGCGTTCGGCCCTGCGGATGCGGTTCTCCTACGGCTGGGTGGTGCCGTGGGTGCACAAGGTGGACGGCCGCACCGTCGCCGTCGCCGGCCCCGACTCCGTATGGGTGGACTCCGACGCCGACACCTACGGCAAGGACCTGACCACCTACGCCGACTTCACCGTCGCGCCGGGCGACCGGGTGGCGATGACCATCAGTTGGCAGCCCTCGCACCAGCAACCGCCGCAGCCCGCCGAGCCGGAGACGGCGCTGGCGACGACCGAGGAGTTCTGGCGCGGCTGGGTGGCCCAGTGCACGTACCACGGGCCCTACCGGGAGGCGGTGGTGCGCTCCCTGATCACCCTCAAGGCCCTCACCTACGCGCCCACCGGCGGCATCGTGGCGGCTCCCACCACCTCGCTGCCCGAGGAGATCGGCGGCGTGCGCAACTGGGACTACCGCTTCACCTGGCTGCGCGACGCGGCGATCACCCTGTCGTCGCTGCTGCGCACCGGTTACCGCGAGGAGGCGTTGGCCTGGCGCGAGTGGCTGCTGCGGGCGGTCGCCGGGGACCCGGAGAACCTCCAGATCATGTACGGCATCGCCGGCGAGCGCGAGCTGGGCGAGACGGAGCTGTCCTGGCTGTCGGGCTACGAGGGCTCCCAGCCGGTGCGGGTCGGCAACGGCGCCGCCTCCCAGCTCCAGCTCGACGTCTACGGCGAGGTCATCGAGGCCCTGCACCTGGCCCACATGACCGGCCTGGCCCGCAACGACTACGCCAGCCTCCTCCAGATCAAGCTGATCGGCTACCTCGAAGGCCACTGGACGGAGCCCGACGAGGGGATATGGGAGGTGCGCGGCCCGCGCCGGCACTTCGTCCACTCCAAGGTCATGGCCTGGACCGCGGTGGACCGCACGATCCGCCTGATCGAGTCCGGCGAGGTCGACGGGCCGCTGGAGCGCTGGAAGCGGCTGCGCGACGACATCCACCGCGACGTGTGCGAGAAGGGCTACGACCCCGAGCGCAACACCTTCACCCAGTCCTACGGGTCCAAGGAGCTGGACGCCTCCCTGCTGCTGATCCCGCAGGTGGGCTTCCTGCCGCCGGACGACAAGCGGGTCATCGGCACCATCGAGGCCATCCAGCGCGAGCTGTCCACACCGGACGGCTTCGTGATGCGCTACCCGACCTCGAGCGAAGCGGAGAACCTGGACGGGTTGGCCGGCGACGAGGGCGCCTTCCTGGCCTGTTCGTTCTGGCTGGCCGACGACCTGGCGATGATCGGCCGGGTGGACGAGGCGCGCCGGCTGTTCGAGAAGCTGCTGTCGCTCCGCAACGACCTGGGCCTGCTCGCGGAGGAGTGGGACCCCAGGCTCCAGCGGCAGGTGGGCAACTTCCCGCAGGCGTTCAGCCACGTCCCCCTGATCGACACCGCCCTGCGGCTGACGGCCTCGGGCGCCTACGGCGGCTGA
- a CDS encoding class I SAM-dependent methyltransferase, which yields MTTTSRARSFDRAAALYAANRPSYPAGLLDAVEELSGRPLAGARIADVGAGTGILTALLRARGARVVAVEPGAGMAAEFRRALPDVPLVHGDGDRLPLAAASVDLVTYAQAWHWTDPDRSVPEALRVLRPGGALAVLRNDSDESVPWIADQADRLRRSLGIDEDTAREERVRSLPSGPDFAVRRVRWSRRVPLETHLANLASQSHLLVLGRERAAAVLDEERERLARLFPDGTVEEAYVAAASVTVR from the coding sequence ATGACGACCACTTCCCGCGCCCGCTCGTTCGACAGGGCCGCCGCCCTCTACGCCGCGAACCGCCCCTCCTACCCGGCCGGCCTGCTGGACGCCGTCGAGGAGCTGTCCGGCCGCCCCCTCGCCGGCGCTCGGATCGCGGACGTCGGCGCCGGTACCGGCATCCTCACCGCCCTGCTGCGCGCCCGCGGCGCCCGCGTCGTCGCCGTGGAGCCGGGGGCCGGCATGGCCGCCGAGTTCCGCCGTGCTCTGCCCGACGTCCCGCTCGTGCACGGCGACGGCGACCGACTCCCCCTGGCCGCCGCCTCCGTCGACCTGGTCACCTACGCCCAGGCCTGGCACTGGACCGACCCGGACCGGTCGGTGCCCGAGGCCCTGCGCGTCCTGCGTCCCGGCGGCGCCCTGGCCGTGCTGCGCAACGACTCCGACGAGTCCGTTCCCTGGATCGCCGACCAGGCCGACCGACTGCGCCGCTCCCTCGGCATCGACGAGGACACGGCGCGGGAGGAGCGCGTGCGGTCCCTGCCCTCCGGGCCGGACTTCGCCGTGCGGCGGGTCCGCTGGTCCCGTCGGGTGCCCCTGGAGACCCACCTGGCCAACCTCGCCAGCCAGTCCCACCTCCTCGTGCTCGGTCGGGAGCGCGCCGCCGCCGTCCTCGACGAGGAGCGGGAACGACTGGCGCGGCTCTTCCCGGACGGGACGGTCGAGGAGGCCTACGTCGCCGCCGCGAGCGTCACCGTCCGCTGA
- a CDS encoding NAD kinase translates to MLLTHTGRPAAIRSAELVVQGLLRNGIGARVPVDEAADLSLPSSVETVEAADEGHGDVVEGCELIVVLGGDGTLLRGAEFARASGVPMLGVNLGRVGFLAEAERDDLDKVVRRVATRSYEVEERMTLDVLVRNNGAVVHRDWALNEASVEKAARERMLEVVAEVDGRPVSRFGCDGVVCATPTGSTAYAFSAGGPVVWPEVEALLMVPISAHALFAKPLVTTPESVLAVEVQPQTPNGVLWCDGRRTVELPAGARVEVRRGKVPVRLARLHHASFTDRLVAKFALPVAGWRGAPR, encoded by the coding sequence CTGCTGCTCACCCACACCGGCCGTCCCGCCGCGATCCGCAGCGCCGAACTCGTCGTCCAGGGGCTGCTGCGCAACGGCATCGGCGCTCGGGTGCCGGTGGACGAGGCGGCCGACCTGTCGCTGCCGTCGTCGGTGGAGACGGTCGAGGCCGCCGACGAGGGCCACGGGGACGTGGTCGAGGGCTGCGAGCTGATCGTGGTGCTCGGCGGCGACGGGACGCTGTTGCGCGGCGCCGAGTTCGCCCGTGCCTCGGGCGTGCCGATGCTGGGCGTCAATCTCGGCCGGGTCGGTTTCCTCGCCGAGGCCGAGCGCGACGATCTGGACAAGGTGGTGCGTCGGGTCGCCACGCGCTCCTACGAGGTCGAGGAGCGGATGACCCTGGACGTCCTCGTCCGCAACAACGGGGCCGTCGTGCACCGTGACTGGGCGCTGAACGAGGCGTCGGTGGAGAAGGCCGCCCGCGAGCGGATGCTGGAGGTCGTCGCGGAGGTCGACGGCCGTCCCGTCTCCCGCTTCGGCTGCGACGGCGTCGTGTGTGCCACGCCGACCGGTTCCACCGCCTACGCCTTCTCCGCCGGCGGCCCGGTGGTCTGGCCGGAGGTCGAGGCGCTGCTGATGGTGCCCATCAGCGCCCACGCGCTGTTCGCCAAGCCGCTGGTGACCACCCCCGAATCGGTGCTGGCCGTGGAGGTGCAGCCGCAGACCCCGAACGGCGTCCTGTGGTGCGACGGACGACGCACCGTGGAGCTGCCGGCCGGGGCCCGGGTGGAGGTGCGACGCGGCAAGGTGCCGGTGAGGTTGGCCCGGCTGCACCACGCGTCGTTCACCGACCGCCTGGTGGCCAAGTTCGCCCTCCCGGTGGCCGGTTGGCGCGGAGCGCCCCGGTAG
- a CDS encoding glycosyltransferase encodes MSSPPAPPRGRPSLHVVQVIGGRSARVLAHVRSLAAGMTARGLRVTVCAPSGTDRDHGFTAAGARFVALTGRTDAETVTVLRAVCADADVVHAHGLRGGAPTVLALCGRHRAPLVVTWHARAQSVGVRARLTRLVERRVVRSARVVLGTTSDLVDRARRHGARDARLTPVSPAVPRAGSGGPPDLPLPAPLPARGRGPADGAEVEREKKRAELGVTGRPLVVSVGRLVPRQGHSTLLTASRAWRRLDPPPLLAVVGEGPERPVLQRRIEAEDLPVRLLGRREDALELPAIADVVVLPARWEGRALVAQEALRAGVPLVATAVGGVPELVGDAALLVPYGDADALADAVAGLLADSRLRRRLARAGRAQAATWPSEDETVAQTLSLYDELVQGS; translated from the coding sequence GTGAGCAGTCCACCGGCCCCGCCGCGCGGCCGACCGTCCCTGCACGTGGTGCAGGTGATCGGCGGCCGCAGCGCCCGTGTCCTGGCCCATGTGCGTTCCCTGGCGGCCGGAATGACCGCGCGCGGGCTGCGGGTGACCGTCTGTGCCCCGAGCGGCACCGACCGGGACCACGGCTTCACCGCCGCCGGCGCTCGCTTCGTGGCCCTGACCGGCCGCACGGACGCGGAGACGGTCACGGTGTTGCGCGCGGTGTGCGCGGACGCCGACGTGGTGCACGCCCACGGGTTGCGGGGCGGTGCGCCCACCGTCCTGGCGCTGTGCGGACGGCACCGGGCGCCGTTGGTGGTCACCTGGCACGCCCGGGCCCAGTCCGTGGGGGTGCGGGCCCGGTTGACGCGGCTGGTGGAACGCCGGGTGGTGCGGTCCGCCCGGGTGGTGCTCGGCACCACCTCCGACCTGGTGGACCGGGCCCGTCGCCACGGTGCCCGCGACGCCCGGCTGACTCCGGTGTCGCCGGCCGTGCCGCGCGCCGGCTCCGGCGGCCCGCCGGACCTCCCCCTCCCCGCGCCCCTCCCCGCGCGTGGTCGGGGGCCGGCGGACGGGGCGGAGGTGGAGCGGGAGAAGAAGCGCGCCGAACTCGGTGTCACCGGACGCCCGTTGGTCGTCTCCGTCGGCCGTCTCGTGCCCCGACAGGGCCACTCCACGCTGCTGACCGCCTCCCGCGCCTGGCGCCGGCTCGACCCGCCACCGCTGCTGGCCGTCGTCGGGGAGGGGCCCGAGCGTCCGGTGCTGCAGCGCCGCATCGAGGCCGAGGACCTGCCCGTACGGTTGCTGGGGCGACGCGAGGACGCGCTGGAGCTGCCGGCGATCGCCGACGTCGTGGTGCTGCCCGCGCGCTGGGAGGGCCGGGCGCTGGTGGCGCAGGAGGCGTTGCGGGCGGGGGTGCCGCTGGTGGCGACCGCGGTGGGCGGCGTGCCCGAACTGGTGGGCGACGCGGCGTTGTTGGTGCCCTATGGCGACGCGGACGCGCTGGCGGACGCGGTGGCCGGATTGCTGGCCGATTCCCGACTGCGGCGCCGGTTGGCCCGGGCCGGGCGTGCCCAGGCGGCCACCTGGCCCAGTGAGGACGAGACCGTGGCCCAGACGTTGAGCCTGTACGACGAGCTGGTGCAGGGCTCCTGA
- the recN gene encoding DNA repair protein RecN yields MVVSVLEEMRIRALGVIDDAVVELSPGFTAVTGETGAGKTMVVTSLGLLLGGRADAALVRAGARAAVVEGRIQLPPGAPALRRAEEAGAELDDGALLVSRTVSAEGRSRAHVGGRSAPVGLLAELGEDLVAVHGQTDQQGLLRPARQREALDRYAGEAVSVPLAEYTEAYRRLREVRARLEELTTRARERAQEADLLRFGLEEIAATEPRPGEDAELAAEAERLGHAEALASAAATAHGALVGDPADPEAVDATALVAGAQRALEAVRSHDPALAALADRLGEVGILLADVAGELAGYADDLDADPLRLAAVEERRAALAHLTRKYGEDVTAVLAWAEESATRLTELEGDDERIDALAAERDELRARLSGLAQRLTDARKEAAKRFADAVTAELAELAMPYARVTVELRQHETADEDAGIEVDGRSVTFGPHGVDDVELLLAPHPGAPPRPIAKGASGGELSRVMLAVEVVFAGTAPVPTYLFDEVDAGVGGKAAVEVGRRLARLAKSAQVVVVTHLPQVAAFADRHLVVEKTSDGSVTRSGVKTLRDDERVRELSRMLAGQEDSELARAHAEELLETARAGI; encoded by the coding sequence ATGGTCGTATCCGTGTTGGAGGAGATGCGGATTCGGGCCCTGGGCGTGATCGATGACGCCGTCGTCGAGCTGTCCCCCGGCTTCACCGCGGTGACCGGCGAGACCGGCGCGGGCAAGACCATGGTCGTCACCAGTCTGGGGCTGCTGCTCGGCGGCCGCGCGGACGCCGCCCTGGTGCGGGCCGGTGCGAGGGCCGCCGTGGTGGAGGGCCGGATCCAGCTCCCACCCGGAGCCCCGGCGCTGCGGCGGGCCGAGGAAGCCGGCGCGGAGCTGGACGACGGGGCGCTGCTGGTCAGCCGGACGGTCTCGGCCGAGGGGCGCTCGCGCGCCCACGTCGGCGGCCGCTCGGCGCCCGTCGGGCTGCTGGCGGAGCTGGGCGAGGACCTGGTGGCCGTGCACGGGCAGACCGACCAGCAGGGGCTGCTGCGCCCGGCCCGGCAGCGCGAGGCGCTGGACCGGTACGCGGGCGAGGCGGTCTCCGTCCCCCTCGCGGAGTACACCGAGGCGTACCGGCGGCTGCGCGAGGTCCGCGCCCGGCTGGAGGAGCTGACGACCCGCGCCCGTGAGCGCGCCCAGGAGGCCGATCTGCTGCGCTTTGGGCTGGAGGAGATCGCCGCCACCGAGCCCCGGCCCGGCGAGGACGCCGAGCTGGCCGCCGAGGCCGAGCGTCTGGGACACGCCGAGGCCCTGGCATCGGCCGCCGCCACCGCCCACGGCGCCCTGGTCGGCGATCCGGCCGACCCCGAGGCCGTGGACGCCACCGCGCTGGTCGCGGGCGCCCAGCGGGCCCTGGAGGCCGTGCGGTCGCACGACCCGGCGCTGGCGGCGTTGGCCGACCGGCTGGGCGAGGTGGGCATCCTGCTCGCGGACGTCGCCGGTGAACTGGCCGGTTACGCCGACGACCTGGACGCCGACCCGCTGCGGCTGGCGGCGGTCGAGGAGCGGCGGGCCGCCCTGGCCCACCTGACCCGCAAGTACGGCGAGGACGTCACCGCCGTGCTGGCCTGGGCCGAGGAGAGCGCCACGCGGTTGACGGAGCTGGAGGGCGACGACGAGCGGATCGACGCCCTGGCCGCCGAGCGCGACGAATTGCGGGCCCGGCTCTCCGGCCTCGCACAGCGGCTGACGGACGCGCGGAAGGAGGCGGCCAAGCGGTTCGCCGACGCCGTCACCGCCGAGCTGGCCGAGCTGGCCATGCCGTACGCCCGCGTCACCGTGGAACTGCGGCAGCACGAGACCGCCGACGAGGACGCGGGGATCGAGGTGGACGGTCGGTCGGTCACCTTCGGTCCGCACGGGGTGGACGACGTCGAGCTGCTGCTCGCCCCGCACCCCGGCGCCCCGCCCCGTCCGATCGCCAAGGGTGCCTCGGGCGGTGAGCTGTCCAGGGTGATGCTCGCGGTGGAGGTCGTCTTCGCGGGCACCGCCCCGGTGCCGACGTACCTCTTCGACGAGGTGGACGCCGGCGTCGGCGGCAAGGCGGCCGTCGAGGTCGGCCGGCGTCTGGCGCGGCTGGCGAAGTCGGCTCAGGTCGTGGTGGTCACCCATCTTCCGCAGGTCGCCGCGTTCGCCGACCGTCATCTGGTGGTGGAGAAGACCTCCGACGGCTCGGTGACGCGCAGCGGGGTGAAGACGCTCCGGGACGACGAGCGGGTGCGGGAGCTGTCCCGGATGCTGGCCGGGCAGGAGGACTCCGAACTCGCCCGCGCCCACGCCGAGGAACTGCTGGAGACGGCGCGGGCCGGTATCTGA